The Nitrospira sp. KM1 genome includes a window with the following:
- a CDS encoding glucose-6-phosphate dehydrogenase, protein MIRTLVILGASGDLTARLLMPAIVRLYEEGQLPDGFRIIGAARNDWDTQKFRAHLDQKLQEFLPNAEASSKAVLSATEFHHVDVTRREDIAAALENLKEPIVAYLALPPPLFAPTIQALAALPLPAGSKVILEKPFGESLASAQKLNRLLHDSFPEEAVFRLDHFLGKQTVQSLLGLRFANRVFEPIWNTQHVSRVEIIWDEVLTASGRASFYDGAGALRDMIQNHLLQLLALVAMEPLHMLDARTLRDRKVDVLRAVRKLSPEEVKRRTTRGRYTGGMINGEKVPGYVEEPGVDAKRQTETFAQVELLIDNWRWSGVPFVLRTGKGLGRDRREIAIYFRAVPHLAFGQAAQPEPNVLRIELSPDRIVLRVNINECGDLFDLEQIDLDASLRSGGLTAYGRLLLDVLNGDPTLSIRDDEAEEAWRIVAPILAEWSKGSVPLAEYAAGSQGPISDHPDRTGA, encoded by the coding sequence ATGATTCGAACCCTCGTGATACTTGGCGCGTCAGGCGATCTGACTGCGCGATTGCTCATGCCCGCCATTGTACGTCTCTACGAGGAGGGACAGCTCCCCGATGGCTTCCGCATCATCGGCGCGGCACGGAACGATTGGGATACACAAAAGTTTCGGGCTCATCTTGATCAGAAGTTGCAAGAATTTTTGCCGAACGCCGAAGCGTCCAGCAAGGCGGTGCTGTCGGCCACGGAGTTCCATCATGTCGATGTGACCAGGCGTGAAGACATCGCAGCTGCCTTAGAAAATCTGAAAGAGCCGATCGTCGCCTATCTCGCGCTGCCGCCGCCGCTGTTTGCGCCGACCATTCAAGCACTTGCCGCATTGCCGCTTCCGGCGGGGAGCAAGGTGATTCTGGAGAAGCCGTTCGGTGAGAGTCTGGCTTCGGCTCAGAAGCTCAACCGGCTGCTTCATGATTCGTTTCCCGAAGAGGCCGTGTTTCGCCTTGATCATTTCCTGGGCAAGCAAACCGTTCAAAGCCTATTGGGTTTGCGGTTTGCGAATCGGGTGTTCGAACCGATCTGGAATACACAACACGTCAGCCGGGTGGAGATCATCTGGGACGAGGTCCTCACGGCATCGGGTCGAGCGTCGTTCTACGACGGAGCAGGGGCGCTCCGGGACATGATTCAAAACCATCTCCTGCAGCTGCTGGCCTTGGTTGCGATGGAACCGCTTCACATGCTGGATGCGCGCACGCTGAGAGACCGAAAGGTGGATGTTCTGAGAGCGGTGCGCAAGCTGTCACCGGAAGAGGTCAAGCGGCGTACAACACGAGGCCGCTATACCGGTGGCATGATCAACGGCGAAAAGGTGCCGGGCTATGTCGAAGAGCCGGGCGTCGATGCGAAGCGGCAGACCGAGACGTTTGCTCAAGTCGAATTGCTGATCGACAACTGGCGCTGGTCCGGTGTTCCGTTCGTGCTGCGCACCGGAAAGGGGCTGGGGCGTGACCGCCGTGAAATTGCCATCTACTTCAGGGCGGTTCCTCATCTGGCCTTTGGACAGGCGGCACAACCGGAGCCGAATGTCTTACGCATCGAGTTGAGTCCCGACCGGATTGTCCTTCGTGTGAATATCAATGAGTGCGGCGATCTCTTCGATCTGGAGCAGATCGACCTCGATGCATCGCTCCGCTCCGGGGGGCTCACGGCTTACGGACGGCTCTTGCTCGATGTGTTGAACGGTGATCCCACGCTGTCGATCCGTGACGATGAGGCGGAAGAAGCCTGGCGTATCGTGGCGCCGATTCTGGCTGAGTGGAGCAAGGGCTCCGTGCCATTGGCCGAATATGCGGCAGGCTCGCAAGGGCCAATATCCGATCATCCCGATCGCACAGGGGCATGA
- a CDS encoding PepSY domain-containing protein, whose translation MNHIMLLLHRWVGLIMAGFLIMSGLTGAVISWDHELDDLLNPHLTHVASQGLPLPILDLVTAIEARDQRARVTFVPLAHEPGDSLPFGVDPRIDPATGRLYELGYNQVFIDPGTGQELGRREWGAVWPITRETLVSFLYRLHYTLHLPELWGIDRWGIWLMGGIAILWALDCFVGFYLTLPSKIPSSTAQTHPGWWTRWKPSWMVKTSGTARRINFDVHRAFGLWAWGLLFMLAFTAFSLNLYREMFYPMMSLVSEVTPSPFDVRTPNDKHQPIAPMVGYASILERAQYEKAKRGWPEPLGDVFYSQEFGIYGVRFFHPGDDHGAAGVGPPALYFDGSDGRYLGDQQPWKGTAADIFVQAQFPMHSGRILGLPGRILVSLLGLGTAALSITGVVIWWQKHTAYSRRAKREADHFDPVPAG comes from the coding sequence ATGAACCACATCATGCTGCTGCTCCATCGCTGGGTCGGTCTGATCATGGCCGGCTTCTTGATCATGTCCGGACTGACCGGTGCTGTAATCTCCTGGGACCACGAGCTCGACGATCTTTTAAATCCGCATCTCACTCACGTAGCAAGCCAGGGGCTGCCGCTTCCCATCCTCGATCTAGTCACTGCAATCGAAGCGCGCGACCAGAGGGCACGCGTGACGTTCGTTCCACTGGCACACGAACCGGGAGACTCTCTTCCCTTTGGCGTCGATCCCCGCATCGATCCGGCAACCGGCCGCCTGTACGAGCTTGGATATAACCAGGTCTTCATTGACCCTGGGACCGGACAAGAATTGGGCAGGCGTGAATGGGGTGCGGTGTGGCCCATCACTCGTGAGACGTTGGTGTCCTTCCTATATCGATTGCACTACACGCTGCACCTTCCAGAACTGTGGGGCATCGACCGTTGGGGGATATGGCTCATGGGAGGCATTGCCATCTTATGGGCACTGGACTGCTTCGTCGGCTTCTATCTGACCCTGCCATCCAAGATTCCGAGCTCGACGGCTCAGACCCACCCAGGATGGTGGACCCGCTGGAAACCATCCTGGATGGTGAAGACGTCCGGTACGGCCCGCCGAATCAACTTCGACGTCCATCGCGCCTTCGGTCTGTGGGCCTGGGGATTGTTGTTCATGCTGGCATTCACGGCATTCTCCCTCAATCTTTATCGGGAGATGTTCTATCCGATGATGTCCTTGGTGAGTGAGGTCACGCCTTCGCCGTTCGATGTGCGCACACCGAACGACAAACATCAGCCGATCGCACCGATGGTCGGGTACGCCTCGATTCTCGAACGCGCCCAGTATGAAAAAGCCAAGCGAGGTTGGCCAGAACCGCTCGGTGACGTATTTTACAGTCAGGAATTTGGAATATATGGTGTGAGATTTTTTCACCCTGGCGATGATCACGGCGCTGCAGGAGTAGGTCCTCCCGCCTTGTATTTCGATGGCAGCGACGGCCGCTATCTTGGGGATCAGCAGCCATGGAAAGGCACTGCGGCCGATATCTTTGTTCAGGCCCAATTCCCGATGCATTCCGGACGCATTCTCGGCCTGCCAGGCCGAATTCTCGTCTCACTGCTCGGATTGGGTACCGCTGCTCTTTCTATCACCGGAGTCGTCATTTGGTGGCAAAAGCATACGGCCTATAGCAGGCGCGCCAAACGCGAGGCCGATCATTTCGATCCCGTTCCGGCCGGTTGA
- a CDS encoding DUF3175 domain-containing protein translates to MRKRVHGSSKHISKPRKTRKWSAGVMKRSDALDLEQGVFTKKSPKEIAASLKRSALRSHRRKGTPFQSAMSMLNFHINRGGSGLPASQKHRLERAKEELRNLFGRNDKPADKRRTPERR, encoded by the coding sequence ATGAGAAAGCGTGTGCACGGCAGCTCGAAACATATATCGAAGCCACGGAAGACTCGGAAATGGTCGGCCGGCGTCATGAAACGAAGCGATGCCCTGGACTTGGAACAAGGGGTCTTTACTAAAAAGAGCCCAAAGGAGATTGCCGCCTCTCTCAAACGCTCCGCCCTCCGAAGCCACAGACGGAAGGGCACCCCTTTTCAATCAGCCATGTCCATGCTGAATTTTCACATCAACCGAGGCGGAAGCGGACTTCCTGCTTCGCAAAAACACAGACTTGAACGGGCCAAGGAAGAATTGCGCAATCTCTTCGGCAGGAATGATAAGCCTGCCGACAAACGGCGAACACCTGAGCGCCGATAA
- a CDS encoding TraR/DksA C4-type zinc finger protein, with product MDLDKFKRQLLEKEQGLLGGLVKAGEQAREPSDGPARDSGDKSIENERKDEQFRSTDAKWSTLSQVREALQRIEDGTFGACLADGEMIEEKRLEAIPWTRYCVKHQQEVEETERTRKPTL from the coding sequence ATGGATCTCGACAAATTCAAACGACAACTCCTGGAAAAAGAACAAGGACTCCTTGGCGGACTCGTCAAAGCCGGCGAGCAGGCACGAGAACCAAGTGACGGCCCGGCCCGTGATTCCGGTGATAAAAGCATCGAGAATGAACGAAAAGATGAACAATTCCGGAGTACCGATGCCAAATGGTCGACTTTGAGCCAGGTACGCGAGGCCCTTCAACGGATTGAGGATGGCACCTTCGGAGCCTGTCTTGCAGACGGCGAGATGATCGAGGAAAAGCGCCTCGAGGCGATCCCATGGACTCGTTACTGCGTGAAGCACCAGCAAGAGGTCGAGGAAACTGAACGGACACGAAAACCCACCCTATGA
- a CDS encoding FecR family protein, with translation MTEEREQSPSLREEAARWLVRLRSGEATADDRRRLNNWLAEDPSHRQEFGRVSGMWTNMTGAKPLFETELRKAETRWAEYASTSEPAAGQSWWSPARMVAAGALMGLITLTTLWWVNGVTESLHYQTAKGEQRQLTLSDGSSVMMNTNTQMTVEFSSKTRAIRLDQGEAWFTVAQDGRRPFEVEVANGIIHDIGTQFIVSKSSQQVEVSVLDGIVEVALHPPVARHAILHRGQRVSYGMDGWISEVGPFDQITAGAWKDGKLIFKGHPLAQVLNELARYRTEEIRLLDNSLKDVPVTGVFNIRELENSLELLQDALPIRAQRVNANLIIVERASPSTTAPRSRTR, from the coding sequence ATGACCGAAGAACGAGAACAATCCCCGTCCCTGCGCGAAGAAGCCGCGCGTTGGTTGGTGCGCCTCCGTTCAGGAGAGGCCACCGCCGATGATCGCCGCCGTTTAAACAACTGGTTGGCTGAAGATCCCAGTCATCGACAGGAATTCGGGCGTGTTTCCGGCATGTGGACCAACATGACGGGTGCGAAACCACTGTTTGAAACCGAGCTTCGCAAAGCGGAAACCCGGTGGGCCGAATATGCTTCCACCTCGGAGCCGGCAGCGGGACAGTCCTGGTGGTCACCGGCTCGCATGGTTGCCGCGGGCGCGCTGATGGGGCTGATCACGCTCACCACCCTGTGGTGGGTTAATGGGGTGACCGAGTCATTGCACTATCAGACAGCGAAGGGAGAACAACGGCAATTGACGTTGTCGGACGGCTCGTCCGTCATGATGAATACGAATACTCAGATGACGGTGGAGTTTTCCAGTAAGACACGCGCAATCCGTCTGGATCAAGGCGAAGCCTGGTTCACGGTTGCACAGGACGGGCGGCGGCCGTTTGAGGTTGAGGTCGCCAACGGCATTATTCATGACATCGGCACGCAATTCATCGTCAGCAAATCCTCGCAACAAGTCGAGGTGTCGGTGTTGGACGGCATCGTCGAGGTGGCCCTCCATCCCCCGGTGGCACGCCACGCCATTCTCCATCGCGGACAACGGGTGTCCTACGGAATGGACGGTTGGATATCAGAAGTCGGACCGTTCGACCAAATCACGGCAGGCGCATGGAAAGACGGAAAGCTCATCTTCAAAGGACACCCGTTGGCACAGGTCTTAAACGAATTGGCGCGCTACCGGACCGAGGAAATCAGGTTGCTGGACAACTCGCTCAAGGATGTGCCGGTCACCGGAGTATTCAACATCCGGGAGTTGGAGAACTCGCTGGAACTGCTTCAAGATGCCCTACCGATTCGTGCGCAACGAGTGAATGCAAATCTCATCATTGTCGAACGAGCATCGCCCTCCACTACGGCGCCACGCTCCCGAACCCGATAG
- a CDS encoding sigma-70 family RNA polymerase sigma factor: MDNQAGLDRFSLFREYYDELLSYLTLRLQSRDQAKDITQETFLRALAQDSPVAIRQPRAFLYKIAVNLTVDLFRKKQRQAEESLDAEELRDVLVAPARQCEDAESREETRLLYDAVLELPPRCREVFLLHLFKDLSHAEIAAHFGISKSMVEKHILKATVYCRNKLKDR; this comes from the coding sequence GTGGATAACCAGGCGGGACTGGACCGTTTCTCCCTCTTCCGGGAATACTACGACGAACTTCTGAGCTACCTCACACTACGGCTGCAGTCCCGCGACCAGGCGAAGGACATCACACAGGAAACCTTTCTTCGCGCGCTCGCGCAGGACTCACCGGTTGCCATCCGACAACCGCGCGCGTTCCTCTATAAGATCGCAGTCAATCTCACGGTAGACCTGTTTCGAAAGAAACAACGCCAGGCCGAGGAATCGCTGGACGCGGAAGAACTCCGGGACGTCCTCGTCGCACCGGCCCGGCAATGTGAAGATGCTGAATCCCGGGAAGAAACCCGACTGCTCTATGACGCGGTCCTCGAACTGCCTCCTCGATGCCGGGAAGTGTTTCTGCTGCATCTCTTTAAAGATTTGAGCCATGCCGAGATCGCGGCACACTTCGGCATTTCGAAAAGCATGGTGGAAAAACACATTTTGAAAGCGACCGTCTACTGTCGCAATAAACTGAAGGATCGTTAG
- a CDS encoding type 1 glutamine amidotransferase domain-containing protein, which yields MAGQLADKRVAILVADGFEEVELTEPREALERAGAQADVISPAEKRVKAWNHLEWGDQIAVDVPLDEADAGHYHALLLPGGVMNPDKLRRNPTALRFVKAFFDRQRPVAVICHGPWTLIDAGVVNGRRITSYPSLQTDLENAGAQWVDEQVVVDRGLISSRKPDDIPLFNQTMLDVFSKHQERTNSPA from the coding sequence ATGGCCGGACAGCTGGCAGATAAAAGGGTCGCAATTCTTGTTGCGGATGGATTCGAGGAGGTCGAACTCACGGAACCTCGCGAAGCGCTCGAACGGGCCGGCGCGCAAGCTGACGTGATTTCGCCGGCGGAAAAAAGGGTGAAGGCTTGGAATCATCTAGAATGGGGTGACCAAATAGCAGTTGATGTCCCGCTCGATGAGGCCGATGCCGGCCACTACCATGCGCTCCTCCTTCCTGGAGGAGTGATGAATCCGGACAAGCTCCGGCGCAATCCCACAGCATTGCGTTTCGTCAAAGCATTTTTCGACCGGCAGAGACCGGTCGCCGTGATTTGCCATGGACCTTGGACGTTGATCGATGCCGGCGTGGTGAACGGCCGGCGGATCACGTCCTATCCGTCGTTGCAAACCGATTTGGAGAACGCGGGGGCGCAGTGGGTGGACGAGCAGGTCGTGGTGGATCGAGGTCTCATATCAAGCCGGAAGCCCGACGATATTCCCCTCTTTAATCAGACCATGCTCGATGTGTTTTCCAAGCACCAGGAACGAACGAACAGCCCGGCCTGA
- a CDS encoding outer membrane beta-barrel protein, whose translation MKASDHDEPWANPATARTTEGPPSESTHSRWHYGAYLDLSYPIDFNYPENHRWRSKATTQRVNELTPNMIMGYVRKDADESSPWGMEFGVQGGYDVTGQVPNASLRNGQPYSGADTFSHFSRANVSYLAPVGNGLKLTAGLFNSYIGYESFYAKDNYNYTRSYLPDYSPYFMFGVSAEYQMSQSVKSAFYIINRFNYLSNPNDLPSYGIQLAWTVSPSVTAVQNFYYGPDQSNSDLRYWRFFSDSSIQWKRDRLTVALVYDIGTERVIPEAGGARVFWTGTAIYTHWQFTRAWALAVRPELYYDPSGTMTGARQFLKAITTTLEYKLPIAASMTRLRMEYRYDDSTGPQSGFFRGAETNPGGTGLVQAQHLLIAAILWNYDSP comes from the coding sequence GTGAAAGCATCGGATCATGATGAGCCGTGGGCAAACCCAGCGACTGCTCGTACGACGGAAGGCCCGCCGTCTGAATCAACCCACTCGCGTTGGCATTACGGTGCATACCTCGATTTGAGCTATCCGATCGATTTTAATTATCCGGAAAACCATCGTTGGCGCAGCAAGGCCACAACGCAGCGGGTGAATGAGCTGACTCCGAACATGATAATGGGTTATGTCCGGAAGGATGCAGACGAATCATCTCCCTGGGGGATGGAATTCGGAGTTCAGGGTGGCTACGACGTCACAGGGCAGGTGCCCAATGCCAGTCTCCGGAATGGTCAACCTTACTCGGGTGCCGATACGTTCAGCCACTTTTCCCGGGCCAATGTGTCGTATCTGGCTCCAGTTGGAAATGGCCTGAAACTCACAGCTGGTCTCTTTAATAGCTATATCGGGTACGAGTCATTCTATGCCAAGGACAATTACAACTATACGCGCAGCTATCTGCCGGACTATTCGCCGTACTTCATGTTCGGAGTGTCCGCCGAATATCAGATGAGCCAGTCAGTGAAGAGCGCCTTCTATATCATTAATCGCTTTAATTACCTCTCTAACCCCAATGACTTGCCCAGTTATGGCATTCAGCTCGCGTGGACGGTTTCACCATCCGTCACTGCTGTGCAAAATTTCTACTATGGCCCCGATCAGTCGAACAGCGATCTCCGGTATTGGCGCTTCTTCTCCGACAGCAGTATTCAATGGAAGCGCGATCGCCTCACCGTTGCATTAGTTTATGACATTGGCACAGAGCGAGTGATACCAGAAGCCGGGGGTGCGCGGGTTTTCTGGACCGGCACTGCGATCTATACGCATTGGCAGTTTACTCGAGCATGGGCGCTGGCGGTCCGGCCGGAACTGTACTACGACCCGAGCGGGACGATGACCGGCGCTCGCCAATTCCTGAAGGCGATCACGACCACGCTTGAATACAAACTACCAATTGCTGCCAGCATGACACGGTTGCGAATGGAGTATCGATATGATGATTCGACCGGACCGCAAAGCGGTTTTTTTAGAGGCGCAGAAACCAACCCCGGCGGAACCGGTCTCGTACAAGCCCAACATCTGCTGATTGCAGCAATATTGTGGAATTATGATTCCCCATAG
- the cysC gene encoding adenylyl-sulfate kinase yields the protein MIGPNSKGFVVWLTGLPGAGKSTLAHLVAAELRQLGLPVETLDGDAVRRELTRDLGFTRQDREENVRRIAYVAKLIARIGGVAVVAAISPYAVSRDKARADIERFAEVYVRCPIGTCMIRDPKGLYAMASRGEIQHMTGLSDPYEEPQNPEIVVDTDQELPESSLQTIMAGLRRLKFI from the coding sequence ATGATTGGACCGAACTCGAAGGGATTTGTCGTGTGGCTCACCGGCCTGCCGGGAGCCGGCAAGAGCACGCTGGCTCACCTGGTGGCCGCGGAGCTTCGGCAGCTTGGCCTGCCGGTCGAAACACTCGACGGCGATGCCGTCCGTCGCGAACTCACGAGGGACCTTGGCTTTACACGCCAGGATCGGGAGGAAAATGTCCGCCGTATCGCCTATGTGGCCAAGCTCATTGCACGGATCGGTGGAGTGGCGGTCGTCGCGGCCATTTCCCCTTATGCCGTTTCGCGAGACAAGGCGCGCGCGGATATTGAAAGATTCGCGGAAGTATATGTCCGCTGCCCGATCGGCACGTGCATGATACGCGATCCGAAGGGACTCTATGCCATGGCCTCCCGCGGCGAGATCCAGCACATGACCGGATTATCCGATCCGTACGAAGAGCCGCAAAATCCCGAGATCGTCGTCGATACAGATCAGGAACTCCCTGAGTCCAGCTTGCAAACGATCATGGCCGGGCTGCGCCGACTGAAGTTTATCTAG
- a CDS encoding TonB-dependent receptor has protein sequence MPQRSQKSVRNTTPSPAAWARLRAAIAAATETASGYDRRRFAWGFLVSLSALSLTTYQPALSQDAIPEDWKQTPREPENSSTSQRSFGTPRGPLDAKSRNTAAPKVKLAANEQPVGGPKQSFDIPAGDLDNALIEFSRQSGVQVVSASTAVAGLASQGLRGEYTIEEALHRLLAGTGLQYRFSNPSSITLHSAAPSGSAVLPDNQSKPIKVSEVVVKDVREPAWTDSVDGYKADNASTVTRSTMPIEETPVSIGVVTRDLIRDTFSRTQGDAFEAVSGVTRDQVNGARSEGFNIRGFTACSPAGNFNGMKVNGLPTDCLFAPDWGIVERYEIVKGPASIVGGAANPGGIVNRITKTPQRANFANVEANAGSYGFYRGLFDVNGVLPAHEDIRGRLVFAVEEGGNFVDFTPVRQYTVAPSVEFDLFKGAGKLLLLGTYQQFNGADYLGWPLTTDGKMLNVPRTRNFGGGAPNGAHTNFTGYNGEVHYNHTFIHDIKLSANGKYSRSKLLENSLYTYTYPGIPPSGDAYLYNRFRDIKMDTYAGELYLSKESTLFGQKHEILAGVDYRDMTRNSFLTHPQLGIDNVFNPRNDTRALSDDELRSLVGSPLLTTLKQTGVFGQAVIRPHERVTLVLAGRHDEARSSITDEGIPTTERTDSAWTGRGGVTVKVTDWMNVYGGIQQSFAPNSLSFTRDNQLLPPETGINYEVGAKLNLFDNRLLFTTALFRSYRRNVSTRDPGDPQFSIAVGEQRHQGVEFDLNGQPIPGLNLNANFMYLDAVITEANDPGFVGSYPSSIPRNYVGRVFATYQLQSGLLQGFGFGGGVYYQGRYELTFPNSISTDPYQRVDAVLFYRRDKRYDVSVNIRNLLNATYIESPGFPGGINAFGAPITAIATVRIFF, from the coding sequence ATGCCTCAGCGATCTCAAAAATCTGTCCGAAACACTACCCCATCGCCCGCTGCATGGGCTCGTCTGCGGGCCGCAATCGCCGCCGCTACTGAAACGGCATCCGGCTATGACCGTCGCCGCTTTGCCTGGGGATTTCTCGTCAGTCTCTCTGCCTTGAGCTTGACCACCTACCAACCTGCTCTATCGCAAGATGCCATTCCGGAGGACTGGAAACAGACTCCACGCGAACCGGAGAACAGCTCGACATCTCAACGCAGCTTCGGCACGCCGCGAGGCCCTCTGGATGCTAAAAGCCGGAACACCGCCGCCCCGAAGGTCAAACTGGCGGCGAACGAGCAGCCGGTTGGAGGACCCAAGCAATCATTCGACATACCGGCCGGAGATTTGGACAATGCGCTGATTGAGTTTTCCCGGCAATCAGGTGTTCAGGTCGTCTCCGCATCTACAGCGGTTGCCGGACTCGCGAGTCAAGGTCTCCGAGGTGAATACACAATAGAAGAAGCCCTGCATCGGCTGCTTGCAGGAACCGGATTGCAGTATCGCTTCAGCAACCCGAGTTCGATCACGTTGCACAGCGCGGCACCCTCGGGAAGTGCAGTCTTACCGGACAATCAGTCGAAACCCATCAAAGTCTCCGAAGTTGTCGTCAAAGACGTGCGGGAGCCGGCGTGGACAGATTCAGTCGATGGCTACAAGGCAGACAACGCCTCCACCGTCACCCGCAGCACAATGCCCATCGAGGAAACGCCGGTGTCGATCGGTGTGGTCACACGCGATCTGATTCGCGACACGTTTTCTCGTACACAAGGCGATGCCTTTGAAGCCGTCAGCGGCGTGACGCGCGACCAAGTGAACGGGGCACGAAGCGAAGGTTTCAACATCCGGGGCTTCACGGCCTGTTCACCTGCCGGTAACTTTAACGGCATGAAAGTTAACGGGTTACCGACCGACTGCCTCTTCGCACCGGACTGGGGCATCGTCGAACGGTATGAAATCGTCAAGGGACCGGCTTCCATCGTCGGCGGGGCGGCGAATCCCGGCGGCATTGTCAATCGCATCACGAAAACGCCGCAGCGCGCGAATTTTGCGAACGTCGAAGCCAATGCCGGGTCGTATGGTTTTTACCGAGGCCTGTTTGATGTCAACGGCGTGTTGCCAGCCCACGAGGACATTCGGGGTCGCCTCGTCTTTGCAGTCGAAGAGGGCGGCAACTTCGTCGATTTCACGCCGGTTCGACAGTATACCGTGGCGCCCTCGGTGGAGTTTGATCTGTTCAAAGGCGCCGGCAAGTTGCTCCTCCTCGGCACCTATCAACAGTTCAACGGCGCCGACTATCTCGGGTGGCCGCTCACGACAGACGGGAAAATGCTCAATGTTCCTCGCACGAGAAACTTCGGCGGTGGCGCACCGAACGGGGCACACACCAACTTCACCGGCTACAACGGCGAGGTCCATTACAATCACACGTTCATTCACGATATCAAGCTGTCCGCCAACGGCAAGTACTCGAGATCCAAGCTGCTCGAAAATAGCCTTTACACCTATACCTACCCCGGGATTCCTCCGAGCGGGGATGCCTACCTCTACAATAGATTTCGCGACATTAAGATGGACACCTATGCAGGCGAGTTGTATCTCAGCAAGGAATCCACGCTGTTCGGACAAAAACACGAAATCCTGGCGGGGGTCGACTACCGTGACATGACGCGTAATTCCTTTCTCACGCATCCCCAGTTGGGAATCGACAACGTGTTCAACCCACGGAACGACACACGCGCATTGTCCGATGATGAATTGCGCAGCTTGGTGGGCTCGCCTCTCCTCACGACCTTGAAACAGACCGGTGTATTCGGGCAGGCTGTCATCCGTCCTCACGAACGGGTCACTCTCGTCCTGGCGGGACGGCACGACGAGGCGCGCTCGTCCATTACTGACGAGGGGATTCCAACAACCGAACGGACGGACTCCGCGTGGACCGGCCGGGGCGGCGTGACCGTGAAAGTGACCGACTGGATGAACGTCTATGGGGGAATCCAACAGTCCTTCGCCCCAAACTCCTTGTCATTCACACGAGATAATCAGCTTCTGCCGCCGGAGACCGGTATCAATTACGAGGTTGGCGCTAAGCTCAACTTGTTCGACAATCGGCTGCTGTTCACCACCGCCTTGTTTCGCAGCTACCGCCGCAATGTGTCGACGCGTGATCCAGGAGACCCTCAGTTTAGCATCGCGGTCGGTGAGCAGCGTCATCAGGGTGTGGAATTTGATCTGAACGGCCAGCCGATTCCCGGCCTAAATCTGAATGCCAATTTCATGTATCTGGATGCTGTGATTACCGAAGCCAATGACCCAGGGTTTGTCGGGAGCTATCCGTCGTCGATTCCGCGTAACTATGTGGGGCGCGTCTTCGCGACATATCAGCTTCAGTCCGGCCTCCTGCAAGGGTTCGGATTTGGAGGAGGCGTCTATTACCAAGGCAGGTATGAATTAACCTTCCCCAACTCGATCAGTACCGATCCGTATCAGCGGGTGGATGCAGTCCTCTTTTACCGCCGCGACAAACGGTATGATGTGTCCGTCAACATCCGCAACCTGCTCAATGCCACGTATATCGAGAGTCCGGGCTTCCCAGGCGGCATTAACGCATTCGGTGCACCGATCACTGCCATCGCCACGGTGCGGATTTTCTTCTGA
- a CDS encoding YbhB/YbcL family Raf kinase inhibitor-like protein has protein sequence MALTLTSPAFESGSSIPKRFTSAGENLSPPLEWSGVTPETKELALICLDPDAPTPRTFVHWIAYGISPDQRVLEEGIPQAGRISGASLYNPIRQGRNSLFSLGYTGPNVPPRHGKHSYIFELYALDRLSHLPPGSGRAAFYRAIHGHVIDQAQLVGFSDARAGRTPMTWTASLIKNSPLIQDGGLKPALATGVIGAGMLALVVYTIRNSKSRQSSWINLAQRIPHLRAR, from the coding sequence ATGGCATTAACGTTAACGAGTCCGGCGTTTGAGTCGGGATCATCCATTCCTAAACGGTTCACCTCGGCGGGCGAAAACCTGTCGCCGCCCCTTGAATGGAGCGGTGTGACGCCGGAAACGAAAGAATTGGCCTTGATCTGCTTGGATCCCGATGCCCCGACGCCTCGAACCTTCGTGCATTGGATCGCGTATGGGATATCGCCCGATCAGCGAGTGCTGGAGGAAGGGATTCCTCAGGCAGGACGAATCTCAGGCGCTTCGCTCTATAACCCGATTCGCCAAGGCAGGAACAGCCTGTTCAGCCTCGGATACACTGGACCGAACGTCCCGCCGCGTCACGGCAAACATAGCTATATTTTTGAGCTCTATGCCTTGGACCGGCTATCTCATTTGCCTCCCGGATCCGGTCGTGCCGCCTTTTATCGAGCCATTCATGGGCATGTCATCGACCAGGCCCAATTGGTCGGTTTCTCCGATGCCCGGGCGGGCCGCACTCCCATGACGTGGACTGCCAGCCTCATCAAGAACTCCCCGCTCATTCAGGACGGAGGCTTAAAGCCGGCCTTGGCCACCGGAGTCATCGGAGCCGGCATGCTTGCGCTGGTCGTCTATACCATCCGCAATAGCAAATCCCGTCAGTCGTCATGGATTAACCTGGCGCAACGCATTCCGCACCTCCGAGCGCGGTGA